The genomic region ACATTCATGCATTATTCTATCAATGTTTTGACGGTCACCTAGGAAACCCAAGGTTGTAGATAATAGTTCATTCTTTTCCTTATTCTGATATCAAAGTATTTAAACTAATGCTTAACTCATAAGTTTATGCTAAGATCTTGGTATTATCAATTAGTAAAACCCCCAGCATTCACAGTTTACCTTCATCTACAAGTTTAGGGTTAACCAAACCAGACTTCTATCATGAACTCACATTATTTTCTCAATGATTAGGACATAGAATTTGTGACTGCCATTCATAAAATACTATGGCTATGTAAATGATTGTCGGGAAACATCGAGTAAAATATAGAACATATATTTACGTACACATGTCAGAAAAGGCTAACACAGTAAACATTTTATTAATGTGTTCTTGAACAGTATGGCAAAAGGGTGAAAGGAATGTATGACCTTCAACCGTTGATGTGCACCATTACCTGCCCTACAAAAATCcttcatagaacaaaaaaaaagaATGTAATTAGCCAATGCAGCCATAGGATAAGCTAAATTATGATGGACTTATATGCTGAATATAATGGAATGTTCACACGGAACTTACATCCATGTCATCAATAAATCCTTCGATAGAACGATATGGAGCATAAACGATCAAATCAAAATCTAAAGACTGCAAGAAAGCAAGAAATTCAGTGTCACATTCTGTTTGCTTGGAGGTGCTATAAAACTTGAATATGGAAATGGCATACTTTCAGAACAATCATCTCATTATTTAGAATAATCTGGTGGTCCTGCTGAATCCCTTTGCCAAGTTCCTCAGcagaaacgtgattttcttccACTTTGCAAGAAGCATATACACAGGTTAACCTGTGAAAACAAAATTGATTAACTTGGCCACTGGCAAATACTAACAGGGTCAGGAAATAACATTGATAGGAATATAAGACACTACAGACACTTATACTTTTATTTTTGATTAGGATATACATATTCACTTTGCACAGAAGTATGAAGGGTCCCATTCGTTTGCCTAGTTTTCCAGCTACGTTTGAGAGGGAAGTAAATCTTAGCTGAGTATTCATAGACCAGGATTTTATGTGTTCCTAACCACAAAATTATTCATGTTATCACCATTGCTTACATAATATGCTTTGGGTGGTGCTCCATTACAGACCACTGTAGATAGAATCTCTTGAAATATATTATCGCTGTAGCCTGCAAAGCAACAACTGACTGTTAGCATTCAATCACTAAGTTAGCAAAGGCACGGTACCTTGGAAGAGGAATGCTTTACCTGAATTTTGTGGGGGAATTTGAATGCTCTGCACACTTCTTGAATCTTTTGCTCGTAAAATATCCGCATCACTTGCTCCTCTTCGCAGGATAGAGGCTTCACGCTCGAGCTCCCAACAACTGAATTCAAAACAGTAGTTTAACACTATAATAATACATCTAAATGCGAGTAGTCGAACAAACTCTGCAAAAACTTACTATTAACACTGGCCAACAAGGAAACAAGCACAACTATGAAAGAACCAAACTTTTAAGTGAAATCAGTGCATAGACATCGCTTCTCAAGCTCATGCCTACTCATAGAAACATATAGGCAGCAGAAACCATCAAATGGCGTGTACCATGATCAGGCAGAGGTTCAGGGTTCGATATCGAGCCATCAACAGGGTCCACCTTCAATCTCGTCGTCCCATACTTCACAAATTTAAACAAAGGGAACAAAAACAATGAGCAGCCACACATAAGCTAAATAAACAAGTGAAGGAATGCAATGGCGTCGGGAGAAGCCAACCTGGGCGAGGATCTCCGCTGAACGCCGGTTCGCCGTCGTCCACTTATTCACCTGCAAAGCAGAATCAACGGCATCAGCATGCCATTACCATGTGATGTCCAGAGGATGCTATAGTATAGGCTAGCCGTCCCAGGCCAAAGCAAACCCTGGGCACCAAGCAGGGAAGAAGAGAGAATGGATCGGAGAGGGAGGGCTACCAGGTCCTGCGGCTGGAAGATCCACCGCTCCCGGTGCGTGGAGGTCTGGAAATCCGACATCTTGGCCGCTCCTACCTCCGCTCCCAGCAGCCGAATcgagcccccctcccccctgctggtGAACACCGCTTGATGGAAGCGGGTGTGGAGGGGATGCCGCAATACTATGGCGTCCTCCGGAGGACGCCGaggaggggcgcggcgacgggcggcagcggcagcggtggTCCGGCCGTCAAGGGGTTTCGGTGGCGCCGGTTGGGGAGCAGAACCCCTCCCGGTCTGGTGTTatggagagagaagagagagcccgAGTGGTGCGGGCCTGACCGGCCCGGACACGGCGAGGAACACGAAGAGCCCGGCCCGCTTGATTGGACCGGCCCAGTAGAGAACACCAGGACGGGATGGGCCTGGTCGTCTGGCCTTTTCACCACCATCCTCCTCCACGCGTTTTGATCTCGTCGTCGGCATATCCTTTCTTTTTACCTGCCCCAGCtttgcctcaaaaaaaaaaaaaaaaacctgcCCCAGCCGAACGCCGTTGAACCGGGCGACCAATCCCTCCCTGCCGCCGGCGAGCAATCTCCGCCACGGCCGCCGCAGCAGCagcgaggagaggaggaggggtcCGGCCGGCCGGGATGGGCGACGAGCGCGTGAAGGCGGAGGCGCTGCAGATCCTGGGCCTGTTCCAGGTGCTCCCCCGCCTCGTCGTCTTCGACCTCGACTACACCCTGTGGCCCTTCTACTGGTACGCCCCGCTCCTCGGCCCTGATTCCGCTGGGTTCCGCCGGTGATTTGACGCTTTTCATTCACCAGCGAGTGCCGCTCCAAGAGGGAGTCGCCCAGCCTGTACCGCCACGCCAAGGGCATCATGTGCGCGCTCAAGGAGAAGGGGGTCGACATGGCCATTGCGTCGCGCTCGCCCACCTCCGATATCGCCAGGGTCTTCATTGACAAGCTCGAGCTCCAGCCCATGTTCGTCGCACAGGTAAACCTCGCCCTGCAGCTGGTTTTAGTACATCCTCAGCGCACCGGAATTCAGTCAGCTTGTTAGCAATCAGCCTAGTGATGTAAAAGTAGCTAAAATTAGGCATGTGCATGCGTGCAAAATGGTTCTTCGATGCACCAAGCATGGAGCACATTCGAAACGGATACTTACGCGTGGATGTTTTCATTCCTTTGATTTGACCATGAAAGCCTTGAGCTGAATGGGAGCAGAATCAAAAATGGGCAGGCCCTTGAGAATGTTGGATGCTGATCTTGTTATTTCATCTTAAGCTTAGTATGCAATAAACATGTCTCATTGTCACTGAAAGGCTAACGGAATATAGATAGAAATTGCGTACAGATTTAAGGTATGTTGATTGAGAAAGTTGACATGCCAATAGAATTTTGTTAACATCTTAACTTTAGACTTAGTACACAATAAACACCACATCTTATTAATCCTGTAGAAGAGCACTGCATGGAATTATTCATGCTCTGTTCTGTGCGAAGTCCT from Triticum aestivum cultivar Chinese Spring chromosome 4A, IWGSC CS RefSeq v2.1, whole genome shotgun sequence harbors:
- the LOC123086938 gene encoding cyclin-H1-1, which translates into the protein MSDFQTSTHRERWIFQPQDLVNKWTTANRRSAEILAQYGTTRLKVDPVDGSISNPEPLPDHVVGSSSVKPLSCEEEQVMRIFYEQKIQEVCRAFKFPHKIQATAIIYFKRFYLQWSVMEHHPKHIMLTCVYASCKVEENHVSAEELGKGIQQDHQIILNNEMIVLKSLDFDLIVYAPYRSIEGFIDDMDDFCRAGNGAHQRLKDLHQTANSEVDTMMLTDAPLLYTPGQLALAALYKSNSALSVLDFERYLESVFSRQHFDCPVEQFIQIISSINHLVSQLQLPGTKEMRHADRKLKHCLDPSSSSHDDHKKKEKKSKHKSKRTASDAQLNS
- the LOC123086940 gene encoding magnesium-dependent phosphatase 1, producing MGDERVKAEALQILGLFQVLPRLVVFDLDYTLWPFYCECRSKRESPSLYRHAKGIMCALKEKGVDMAIASRSPTSDIARVFIDKLELQPMFVAQEIFSSWTHKTEHFQKIHRKTGVPYKSMLFFDDEDRNIQSVSKMGVTSVLVNNGLNLDMFKLGLSNFATTVAAPEPTPAPEDK